One Chaetodon trifascialis isolate fChaTrf1 chromosome 21, fChaTrf1.hap1, whole genome shotgun sequence genomic window carries:
- the tfam gene encoding transcription factor A, mitochondrial, with protein MAPFSVMTTGVSTLAKSFGVFCTTTLARCTSILPATYSYPAKCLSSQASGPPKRPLNGYVRYFLQQQPIIIRQNPEIKSVDIIRKIAQQWRTLSPELKQPFEEASQRAREQFKVDFQHYQAQLTPAQVKQQALEKRQRMAKRKAIRKKRELTNLGKPKRPRSPFNIFMSEHFEEARGITTQAKMKSLLEDWKNLFSHQKQIYTQLAEDDKIRYKNEMKAWEGHMVEIGREDLIRERTLSTKKKPASKTPVAKIGTKKSKAKPVKIATATGKSKTTARTTKGSFAKTV; from the exons ATGGCTCCGTTCAGCGTAATGACAACAGGAGTTAGCACGTTGGCTAAATCCTTCGGTGTCTTCTGCACAACTACTCTAGCAAG GTGCACCAGCATCCTCCCAGCAACATACAGCTACCCAGCGAAATGTCTGTCCTCTCAGGCCAGTGGCCCTCCAAAGAGACCTCTGAACGGATACGTGAGATATTTTCTGCAACAGCAGCCAATCATAATCAGACAAAACCCAG AAATAAAGTCTGTGGATATCATCAGAAAAATTGCCCAGCAGTGGAGAACCTTGAGCCCTGAACTTAAACAG CCGTTTGAGGAAGCGTCCCAACGGGCCAGGGAACAGTTTAAGGTGGACTTCCAGCATTACCAGGCCCAGCTGACTCCAGCACAGGTCAAGCAACAAGCCctggagaagaggcagagaatGGCTAAGAGGAAGGCCATCCGCAAAAAGAGG GAGTTAACCAACCTTGGGAAGCCCAAACGCCCTCGCTCTCCATTCAACATTTTCATGTCGGAACATTTTGAGGAAGCCAGAGGAATCACCACACAG GCAAAGATGAAGTCACTGTTGGAGGACTGGAAGAATCTTTTCAGCCATCAGAAACAG ATCTATACACAGCTGGCTGAGGATGACAAAATTCGTTACAAGAATGAGATGAAGGCATGGGAGGGGCACATGGTAGAGATTGGACGAGAAGATCTGATCCGAGAGCGGACCCTGTCTACCAAGAAAAAACCTGCTTCTAAAACTCCAGTGGCCAAGATAGGGACAAAGAAGTCTAAAGCTAAACCAGTGAAGATAGCCACTGCCACAGGAAAGTCAAAAACAACCGCGAGGACAACGAAAGGTAGCTTTGCAAAAACTGTGTGA